The genome window TCGGGACGTTGCCTCTGGCGGATGAGCGGGATGACGACTCGTATCTCGACTTTGTCGAGGGCGTGCGAATCTTCACCCTTACCCAACTGACGCCCGTGATCAAGGAGCGGACTGCGGCGGCGATCGCCGAATATGAGGCGCGCGTCGGCCGCAAAGCTGCCTCGATCGACGATGCGCGCGCCGCGCTCGACCCCGTGCCCGTGATCGCGACGCGCAACCGCCTGATGCGCTCGAGCCAAGAGATGATGTGGCGGCGGATTGCGGAAGTCTATCACCGCCGCGAGGCCGAACTGCTCGCCGAACTCGACCGCTACGACCGGCTTGGGCCGGGCACGGTCGAATGGGACCCGAACTTCGTCTACCCCGACTACTACGCCAAGGTCGAGTTTCACATCCAGCCGGGGAACTACCACGCTGACCCCTTGGCGGGCTACATCTACCACTACGGCACGAAAATCTTCTACACCGGCCGCAACAACAACGATGACGTTCAGCGCGAATGGGTCAATCTCGCTCCTGTGCCGGCAGATGGGGTCGTTCGCCGCGTCTTGGACCAGGCCTGCTCTGCGGGGCAGAGCACAACGGCGTTGAAAGAGCGGTTCCCGCAGGCCGAGGTCTGGGGGATCGACATTGCCGCGCCGATGGTGCGCTATGCCCACAAGCGGGCAGTCGATATGGGCATCGAGGTACACTTCGCCCAGCGCGCCGCCGAAGACACCAAATTCCCCGACAACTTCTTCGACATCGTCTACTCGCGGATCCTCTTCCACGAGCTGCCGCCCGACATCGCCGAACAGGTCGTCCGCGAGAGCTACCGCATTCTGCGCCCGGGCGGGCTGTTCATCGTGATCGACTTTGCCAACCGCCCGCCGGGGCTCACCTCGCCGGCAGAGGACTACTTCCGCGATTTCGATACCCACGACAACGGCGAGCCGTACGCGAGCCTCTTCGTCTACTCCGATTTCACGGGGATGCTCCGCCGCGCCGGCTTCCGCAACGTCATCGAGAACTATACGCCGCACATGTATCAGCCGATGCGCGTCTGCGAGAAGTAGCGAGCTTCAGCTGCCGCGCAGCACGCGGCCGGGGAGGACAGCGCGCTGGCCTTCCGGCGCGACGACAACGCGGCCGTTGACGATCACCCACTGCACCCCCACTGGGAACCGGTGGGGGTGCTCATACGTTGCGCGGTCGCTGATGGCTGCCGGGTCGAAGATGACAAGGTCAGCAAATGCGCCCGGTGCGAGGACCCCGCGATCGCGGAGGCCGAACCGGCGCGCAGGCATGCTCGTCATCCGCGGGATGAGCGCTGCCATCTCGCGAAGCGAGCGGCCCTTGAGCAAGCGGGGGAAGGTGCCGTAGCCGCGCGGATGCGGCTGTCCGCGTCCGAGACGGCCCTGCGGCGCCCGCGCGGCGCTGTCGGTGCCGAAAACAGTCCAAGGATGGGCGATCGCCGCCGCGACATCGTCATCGCTCAGGACATGGAAAATCGCTCCGACCATCCCCTCGGCAGCGAGCAGCAGGTCGATCACCTCATCGAGAGGATGCCGGCCGCTGGCGGCCGCGAGCGCTGCCACTGAGCGGCCCGCAGCGTCGGGGCGGCCGCGAGCGCCAGTGATGACGATGCCTTCCCAGCCTGCGTCGAGGGCGAGGCTCGGCCAGCCGCCCTCCTCGAAGGCGGCGCGAATGCGCGGCCGAACAGCAGGGTCGCGCAGCCGGGCGAGCAAGGCGTCGGGCCCGCCATCGTGGAGCCACGGCGGCAAGGTCGCGGCCAGCAGCGTGCTCGCAGCCGTGTAGGGGTAGACATCCCACCCGAGGTCGACCCCGCTGGCGCGCAGGGCGTCGAGCCACGCCAGCGTCGCGGCGAGCGTTCCCCGCTGCAGCGCGCCGCTCGCCTTCAAATGGGAGATCTGCAGCCGCGCTCCGCTTGTGCGCGCTGTCGTCACTGCCTCGTCGATGGCGGCGCGCAGCCCTCGCCCCTCATCGCGCAGGTGGGTTGCGTAGATCCCGCGGCCGGCAACGACCTGGGCGAGCGCGGTGATCTCCGCTGGCGATGCGAACGCGCCGGGCGTATAGGCGAGCCCGGTCGACAATCCGATCGCGCCCTCGCGCAGCGACCGATCGAGCAGCCGCTGCATCGCTCGGATCTCCGCAGCATCAGCTGGGCGTGCCGCAGCGCCGATGACAGAGTGCCGCAGCGCGTCGTGCCCAACGAGCATCGCGATATTGATCGCCACGCCTTCCGCTTCGACCGCACTCAAGTACTCTCCGACTGACCGCCAGCGGAGGGAAACGCCCAGGCGGTCGAGTTCGGCGGCCGTGAGGGCGACCGCCGGCCCGGCCAGCGGGGCGAGGCTGGCGCCGCAGTTGCCGAGTACTTCGGTTGTGATGCCCTGCCGGACTTTGCTCTCCATGGCGCGGTTCAGAAACAGCGCTGAGTCCGAATGACCGTGCACGTCGATAAAGCCCGGGGCGACAACGCAGCCGGTTGCGTCGAGAACCGCTGCGGCGCGCTCGGGGGCGGTTCCGATCGCGGCGATCCGGTCGCCGCTGACGGCGACATCGCAGCGCTGCGCCGGCGTTCCGGTGCCGTCAAGAACAAGGCCGCCCGTGATGAGCAGATCGACCATCGCGCGTGACGATAGCAGTTGTCTCCTGGGCCGGCGAGCCGCTTGTTCGCTGTGGAAGGAGCCTGGTAGCCTCAACCGATGGCTGAGCAGGAGTGGGAAGCGCGCTGCCGCGAAGTTGAGCAGCTGCTTAGCGCGCTCTCGCCGCCGGATGACGA of Dehalococcoidia bacterium contains these proteins:
- a CDS encoding class I SAM-dependent methyltransferase encodes the protein MDRGFLGTLPLADERDDDSYLDFVEGVRIFTLTQLTPVIKERTAAAIAEYEARVGRKAASIDDARAALDPVPVIATRNRLMRSSQEMMWRRIAEVYHRREAELLAELDRYDRLGPGTVEWDPNFVYPDYYAKVEFHIQPGNYHADPLAGYIYHYGTKIFYTGRNNNDDVQREWVNLAPVPADGVVRRVLDQACSAGQSTTALKERFPQAEVWGIDIAAPMVRYAHKRAVDMGIEVHFAQRAAEDTKFPDNFFDIVYSRILFHELPPDIAEQVVRESYRILRPGGLFIVIDFANRPPGLTSPAEDYFRDFDTHDNGEPYASLFVYSDFTGMLRRAGFRNVIENYTPHMYQPMRVCEK
- a CDS encoding D-aminoacylase; protein product: MVDLLITGGLVLDGTGTPAQRCDVAVSGDRIAAIGTAPERAAAVLDATGCVVAPGFIDVHGHSDSALFLNRAMESKVRQGITTEVLGNCGASLAPLAGPAVALTAAELDRLGVSLRWRSVGEYLSAVEAEGVAINIAMLVGHDALRHSVIGAAARPADAAEIRAMQRLLDRSLREGAIGLSTGLAYTPGAFASPAEITALAQVVAGRGIYATHLRDEGRGLRAAIDEAVTTARTSGARLQISHLKASGALQRGTLAATLAWLDALRASGVDLGWDVYPYTAASTLLAATLPPWLHDGGPDALLARLRDPAVRPRIRAAFEEGGWPSLALDAGWEGIVITGARGRPDAAGRSVAALAAASGRHPLDEVIDLLLAAEGMVGAIFHVLSDDDVAAAIAHPWTVFGTDSAARAPQGRLGRGQPHPRGYGTFPRLLKGRSLREMAALIPRMTSMPARRFGLRDRGVLAPGAFADLVIFDPAAISDRATYEHPHRFPVGVQWVIVNGRVVVAPEGQRAVLPGRVLRGS